Proteins encoded in a region of the Dorea longicatena genome:
- a CDS encoding flavodoxin family protein, whose amino-acid sequence MKVVGYAGSRSAFSKSICLGEKLKTMLREKNIEMELYTARNNVVEECRGCGKCFDEGLCPQDQEDSMEYIRKKILEADLIVLLSPVYLNNVSGAMKTFLDRIGSWVHTLRKRA is encoded by the coding sequence ATGAAAGTAGTTGGTTATGCAGGAAGTCGCTCCGCGTTTTCAAAAAGCATCTGTCTGGGAGAAAAATTGAAAACAATGCTGCGAGAGAAGAACATAGAAATGGAACTGTATACAGCCAGAAACAATGTAGTGGAGGAGTGTCGGGGATGCGGAAAATGTTTTGATGAAGGGTTATGTCCGCAGGATCAAGAGGATAGTATGGAATACATTAGAAAAAAAATTCTAGAAGCAGATTTAATTGTTTTACTGTCGCCAGTCTATTTGAATAATGTGTCCGGCGCGATGAAAACATTTCTTGACAGGATTGGATCTTGGGTTCATACTTTGCGGAAAAGAGCATAG
- a CDS encoding CPBP family intramembrane glutamic endopeptidase, with protein sequence METILFSKTDKIKIVTFVAVAFGLPWLLLPQIRVEGILAYNIPASYMMILPTFGIILGRIICERKIHGWFHWIYTIAFIESTAVMVLCAAKVITGKAADDMLTVSSMALSIVLLLGRMIDEQELYPFKDLKKAIGIYIMFVAIAQISNLPQLIHAGALRTADEIVSNLLFTPIDIFVVQSIYFFGEEYAWRGCLQGRLQNIFGKRMGVILLGIIWELWHMPLWFQISEPGQGKLIVLLVLMRMPYVIALAVFFGWAYMKTNNIWLCVLIHGVNNAAVAAFDSDLVTVADTVESVSVFDGIMTAVAVIVMLLFLFTKEYRKGERV encoded by the coding sequence ATGGAGACAATTTTATTTTCAAAAACAGATAAAATAAAAATCGTTACATTTGTAGCTGTAGCTTTTGGATTGCCGTGGTTACTGTTACCGCAGATACGGGTAGAGGGGATTTTGGCGTACAATATACCGGCGTCGTACATGATGATTCTTCCGACTTTCGGTATTATATTGGGAAGAATTATCTGTGAGCGAAAAATTCATGGGTGGTTTCATTGGATTTATACAATTGCTTTTATCGAGAGTACTGCGGTGATGGTATTGTGTGCGGCGAAAGTAATAACCGGGAAAGCGGCAGATGATATGCTGACGGTTTCTTCTATGGCATTGAGCATCGTTCTTTTATTGGGCAGGATGATTGACGAGCAGGAACTTTATCCGTTTAAAGATTTAAAAAAGGCCATTGGCATTTATATTATGTTTGTAGCCATTGCGCAGATATCAAACCTTCCGCAGCTTATACATGCCGGAGCCTTGCGCACGGCAGATGAGATTGTTTCCAATCTACTGTTTACGCCAATCGACATTTTCGTGGTGCAAAGTATATATTTTTTCGGGGAAGAATATGCATGGCGGGGGTGCCTGCAGGGACGGCTGCAGAATATATTCGGGAAGCGCATGGGCGTTATTTTGCTGGGAATTATATGGGAGCTGTGGCATATGCCGCTGTGGTTCCAGATCTCTGAGCCGGGGCAGGGGAAGCTGATTGTACTGCTTGTTTTGATGCGTATGCCGTATGTTATTGCGCTAGCTGTATTTTTTGGATGGGCATATATGAAGACAAATAATATCTGGCTCTGTGTTTTGATTCATGGAGTCAATAATGCGGCGGTGGCAGCATTTGATTCTGATTTAGTAACTGTCGCCGATACGGTTGAAAGTGTAAGCGTCTTTGACGGTATTATGACCGCTGTTGCTGTGATTGTTATGCTGCTATTTCTTTTTACGAAGGAATACAGAAAAGGGGAAAGAGTATGA
- a CDS encoding helix-turn-helix transcriptional regulator, whose product MIITNIKEFREQNKMSQTELAQLVGVRRETIGHLENGHYNPSLVLAAKIAKVFNVTIEDMFIIIDE is encoded by the coding sequence ATGATAATAACAAATATTAAAGAGTTTAGAGAACAAAATAAGATGAGTCAAACGGAGTTGGCTCAATTAGTTGGAGTGAGAAGAGAAACAATAGGTCATTTAGAAAATGGACACTATAATCCATCATTAGTGTTAGCAGCGAAAATTGCAAAAGTATTTAATGTCACAATTGAAGATATGTTTATAATTATAGATGAATAA
- a CDS encoding ABC transporter ATP-binding protein, with the protein MNKENILEIDNLERSYSTVMPDGATKVYSVLRGISFQVKRGEFIGIMGSSGCGKTTLLKTIGMLNKPNGGKVLYNGEDTTEIYGDHLAEIRRTQLAFVFQDFYLMNSLTVRENIMMPLILNEDDPVESSKTAETMAEKLGIYKLLDKKPYELSGGEKQRTAICRAMAENPELILADEPTGNLDSNSSKQVIHTLSYINQEFGKTIVMVTHDPQMASYCSRLILLKDGVILEDLKNSGNQDAFYQEILGKMKEL; encoded by the coding sequence ATGAATAAAGAAAATATATTAGAAATTGATAATCTGGAAAGAAGCTATTCAACAGTCATGCCGGACGGAGCGACAAAGGTTTATTCTGTGCTAAGAGGAATTTCATTTCAGGTAAAACGAGGGGAATTTATTGGTATTATGGGAAGTTCCGGATGTGGGAAAACCACACTTTTGAAAACTATCGGAATGCTTAATAAGCCAAATGGCGGAAAAGTGCTCTATAACGGCGAAGATACAACAGAAATTTATGGAGATCATCTGGCAGAAATACGCCGGACGCAACTGGCGTTTGTTTTTCAGGATTTTTACTTGATGAATAGCTTAACTGTTCGTGAGAATATTATGATGCCATTGATATTAAATGAAGATGATCCTGTGGAAAGTTCTAAAACCGCAGAAACTATGGCAGAAAAACTTGGAATTTACAAGCTGTTAGATAAAAAACCTTACGAACTGTCTGGAGGTGAGAAACAGAGAACGGCGATTTGCAGAGCAATGGCAGAAAATCCAGAATTGATACTTGCAGATGAGCCGACCGGGAACCTTGATTCTAATTCATCCAAACAGGTTATCCATACATTGTCCTACATTAATCAGGAATTCGGGAAGACGATTGTCATGGTAACACATGACCCGCAAATGGCAAGCTATTGCAGTCGGTTAATTCTGTTGAAAGATGGTGTAATACTAGAGGATTTGAAGAATAGCGGAAATCAGGATGCATTTTATCAGGAGATCCTTGGGAAGATGAAAGAATTATAA
- a CDS encoding ABC transporter ATP-binding protein: MTNNTEILRTEGLKRSYLVNETKIDVLKGINLTINNQEFIAIMGKSGSGKTTLLKLLGLLDRPTEGKVFFKGEDSNSLRGDRLAMIRRREIGFIYQDYYLMDSLSVRENIMLPKILDHSPVKESITEAEKLADIMGVRALLDKKIFELSGGEKQRAAICRALMNHSDLILADEPTGNLDSASSETVMEYLQMINKDLKKAVVLVTHDAYVASFCDRVIFVKDGNIEVQLRKKEKQDVFCDKIMKAQKDILKNK; this comes from the coding sequence ATGACAAATAATACAGAAATACTGCGGACAGAAGGGTTAAAGAGATCATATCTTGTTAATGAAACGAAAATAGATGTATTAAAAGGAATCAATCTGACCATTAATAATCAGGAATTCATAGCCATTATGGGAAAATCTGGATCTGGGAAAACAACACTCTTAAAATTATTAGGACTGCTGGACCGGCCGACGGAAGGAAAAGTCTTTTTTAAAGGTGAAGACAGTAATTCGTTAAGAGGGGACAGGCTTGCCATGATCAGACGCCGTGAAATTGGATTCATATATCAGGATTACTATCTTATGGACAGTTTATCGGTAAGAGAAAATATCATGCTGCCGAAGATTCTAGATCACAGTCCAGTAAAAGAGAGTATAACGGAAGCAGAAAAACTAGCCGATATTATGGGGGTTCGTGCTTTACTGGATAAAAAAATCTTTGAATTATCAGGAGGCGAAAAACAAAGGGCAGCGATCTGCCGGGCGTTGATGAATCATTCGGATCTGATCCTTGCCGATGAACCGACCGGAAATCTGGATTCTGCTTCATCAGAAACAGTAATGGAATACCTGCAGATGATCAATAAAGATTTGAAAAAGGCTGTTGTTTTGGTAACGCATGATGCATATGTTGCAAGCTTTTGTGACAGGGTGATTTTTGTAAAGGATGGGAATATTGAAGTTCAATTAAGGAAAAAAGAAAAACAGGATGTTTTCTGCGATAAGATTATGAAAGCACAAAAAGATATCTTGAAAAACAAATGA
- a CDS encoding BlaI/MecI/CopY family transcriptional regulator, whose amino-acid sequence MKKRFTKKQLDVMKVLWESDTPMVASDIVRKDDTLNINTVQACLRSLIANHSIKVADIVYSGTVLTRSYAPVISRDEYFGNTCTDILGDGQKSALIASLIDTETDLDELEHLEEMIAQRKHILINGGN is encoded by the coding sequence ATGAAGAAACGATTTACAAAAAAGCAACTGGATGTTATGAAGGTTCTGTGGGAAAGCGATACGCCAATGGTTGCATCCGATATTGTCAGGAAAGACGATACATTGAATATCAATACCGTACAGGCATGTCTCCGCTCACTGATTGCGAACCATTCTATTAAAGTGGCAGATATCGTCTACAGCGGTACGGTGCTTACCAGAAGCTATGCGCCAGTCATTTCCCGTGATGAGTATTTTGGCAATACTTGTACAGATATACTCGGAGACGGGCAGAAATCTGCGTTAATTGCTTCATTGATCGATACTGAAACAGACCTGGATGAATTAGAGCATCTGGAAGAGATGATAGCCCAGCGCAAACACATTCTTATCAACGGAGGAAATTAA
- a CDS encoding Hsp20/alpha crystallin family protein — translation MLMPSIFGENLFDDFFDYPFVKNEAESNGLMKTDVKDTEHGYEITMNLPGVKKEDVKAALKDGYLTISATSDSKKEEKNDKGQYIRRERYTGSCSRSFYVGDAVTEEDIKAKFENGTLKMLVPKKEEQKAVENKKYIAIEG, via the coding sequence ATGTTAATGCCTAGTATTTTTGGAGAAAACTTATTTGATGATTTTTTTGATTATCCATTCGTAAAAAATGAAGCGGAGTCAAATGGTTTGATGAAGACGGATGTGAAGGATACCGAACATGGATATGAGATTACAATGAACCTTCCGGGAGTAAAAAAGGAAGATGTAAAGGCAGCATTGAAGGATGGTTATCTGACAATCAGTGCTACTTCAGATTCCAAGAAGGAAGAGAAAAATGATAAAGGACAGTACATCCGTCGTGAACGTTACACTGGTTCCTGCAGCAGAAGCTTTTATGTTGGTGATGCGGTAACTGAAGAAGATATCAAAGCCAAATTTGAAAACGGTACATTGAAGATGCTGGTTCCGAAAAAAGAAGAGCAGAAGGCTGTGGAAAATAAGAAATACATTGCCATTGAAGGATAA
- a CDS encoding sensor histidine kinase, whose translation MKDWTRKRKIDFIIGVALQIYFLFPWIQHYTIYGYLYNVLKMNDYVQMYNETILPSLRESWNYTKMTAFVFLVIIILIALFQLTELARIYHILKNEQSSDYRGFFWIIYLAIFSRFFEKFAYVDPIDNSLIPIYVEIYICVLLVFIGLWILIDAMLDTWEAEHQILISQLEEQEKHALQTKVKILEERYQEMLKSRKVVHDMKNHILALKNYDQEQNWPGLHEYLNELSDDMLEYNFHVWTGNHMLDMILNQKEKDAQNQNTVMQIDTEVFSTLPFTDREIISLFGNLLDNALEACEKINDKERWIKIKIKKKNLLLYIEIANALEEMPKQIQKEFASNKKDNGLHGYGMKNIQDIVKKYDGIFEYKVYEDHLIFMISIYNN comes from the coding sequence ATGAAAGACTGGACAAGAAAAAGAAAAATAGACTTTATAATAGGCGTAGCTTTACAAATATATTTTCTTTTCCCATGGATACAGCATTATACAATATATGGATATTTATATAATGTGTTGAAAATGAATGACTATGTCCAAATGTATAATGAAACGATATTGCCATCATTAAGAGAATCCTGGAACTATACAAAAATGACAGCATTTGTTTTCTTAGTTATCATTATTCTAATTGCACTTTTTCAATTGACTGAATTAGCACGAATATATCACATATTAAAAAATGAACAGTCAAGTGATTATCGTGGATTTTTTTGGATTATATATTTAGCTATCTTTTCGAGGTTTTTTGAGAAATTTGCTTATGTAGATCCTATAGATAATTCTTTGATTCCTATATATGTAGAAATATATATATGTGTATTGTTGGTTTTTATCGGTCTATGGATTCTAATTGATGCAATGCTGGATACATGGGAAGCAGAACATCAGATATTAATATCTCAATTAGAGGAACAGGAAAAGCATGCATTACAAACGAAAGTCAAGATTTTGGAAGAACGCTATCAAGAAATGTTAAAAAGCCGAAAAGTGGTTCATGATATGAAGAACCATATTCTGGCGCTCAAGAACTATGATCAAGAGCAGAACTGGCCCGGATTGCATGAATATCTGAATGAACTTAGTGATGATATGCTGGAATATAATTTTCATGTCTGGACTGGAAATCATATGCTGGATATGATCTTAAACCAAAAGGAAAAGGATGCACAGAATCAAAATACCGTTATGCAGATTGATACAGAAGTCTTTTCGACACTCCCTTTTACAGACCGGGAAATCATATCCCTTTTCGGGAATCTATTGGATAATGCGTTGGAAGCCTGTGAGAAAATCAATGATAAAGAGCGTTGGATAAAGATTAAGATAAAAAAGAAAAATCTATTGTTATATATTGAAATTGCAAATGCATTAGAGGAAATGCCGAAGCAAATTCAAAAAGAATTTGCTTCAAATAAAAAAGATAATGGACTTCATGGATATGGAATGAAGAATATACAGGATATTGTAAAAAAGTATGATGGAATCTTCGAATATAAGGTATATGAAGATCATCTGATATTTATGATTTCTATCTATAATAACTGA
- a CDS encoding Hsp20/alpha crystallin family protein: MLMPSIFGENLFDDFMSDFPFFDDRDLRKTERKLYGHNAKRLMKTDIKETDSGFELEMDLPGFKKDEIKVSLDNGYMTVSAAKGLDKDEQEKKSGKYIRRERYAGACERSFYVGENVTEADIKGEFKHGILKLLVPKKDKPAVEEKKYIAIEG, from the coding sequence ATGTTAATGCCTAGTATTTTTGGAGAAAATTTGTTTGATGATTTTATGAGTGATTTTCCATTCTTTGATGATAGAGATCTGAGAAAGACAGAAAGAAAACTGTACGGACACAATGCAAAACGCCTGATGAAGACTGATATCAAAGAGACAGATTCCGGCTTTGAACTGGAAATGGATCTTCCGGGATTCAAGAAAGACGAGATCAAGGTTTCACTGGACAACGGTTATATGACCGTCAGTGCGGCGAAAGGCCTGGACAAGGATGAGCAGGAGAAGAAATCCGGAAAATATATCCGCAGGGAGCGTTATGCCGGAGCCTGCGAGCGTTCCTTCTATGTAGGAGAGAATGTTACGGAAGCGGATATCAAAGGAGAGTTTAAACATGGTATTCTGAAACTGCTTGTTCCGAAGAAAGATAAACCGGCAGTAGAAGAAAAGAAATACATTGCCATTGAAGGCTAA
- the ligA gene encoding NAD-dependent DNA ligase LigA, translated as MSIKRIKNLVKQLNEYRHAYYNQDAPLVSDAEYDRLFDKLKKLEEQTGFILSNSPTQTVGYYPVSELAKVTHPTPLLSLEKTKLISELLDFMKGQEVLFMLKLDGLTTKLIYEDGKLIQASTRGDGEVGEDITHNIPAFLNVPLTIPHKERLVITGESFIPTNDFERLKDTLRDGNGKPYKNGRNFASGSVRSLDPKNCIGRCVRFLPFNVLEGMEDVPFPDSRACKLEGLTHLGFGYCPFFSISGTGLSREYAEKFIQELVSTAANLHLPIDGIVMIFDSLSYSKSCGKTGHHYKDGLAYKFENDTYETVLREIEWTPTRFGEIAPVGIFDTVEIDGCDVSRASLHNLTFIKNLELVPGCRILVSKRNMIIPHIEDNLDRGRYTDITPPVCPCCGSKTRTYSRKTSDGRTVETLHCNNPQCDSQITRRFVHFASKKAMNIEGLSEATLEKFLNLGYLHSFQDIYHLEEHREEIVALDGYGEKSFDRLWESINASRRTSFVRYLVSMDIPMIGRTKSRILDTVFSGNLTAFEQAAVGDYDFTQLEDFGKILNHNIHSWFADEANLDLWKNLQNEFTFEQRKEEPIMTKENKFTGCTIVATGKLEHFTRDGINDKILELGAKPGSSVTKKTDYLICGEKAGSKLAKAQSLGIPILTEAEFLEMIHAL; from the coding sequence ATGTCAATCAAAAGAATTAAGAACCTTGTAAAACAACTCAATGAATACCGTCATGCCTACTACAATCAGGATGCCCCTCTGGTATCCGATGCCGAGTATGACCGGCTCTTTGACAAACTGAAGAAACTGGAGGAACAGACTGGTTTCATCCTGTCAAATTCTCCGACACAGACGGTTGGATATTATCCGGTCAGTGAACTTGCCAAAGTCACCCATCCGACTCCGCTGCTCTCGCTTGAGAAAACAAAACTGATTTCAGAGCTTTTAGATTTCATGAAAGGACAGGAAGTTCTCTTTATGCTGAAACTGGACGGTTTGACTACCAAACTCATTTACGAAGACGGCAAACTGATTCAGGCTTCTACCCGTGGAGATGGTGAAGTGGGGGAAGATATTACACACAATATCCCGGCATTTTTAAATGTACCGCTTACCATTCCACACAAAGAACGTCTGGTCATTACCGGTGAGTCTTTTATACCAACCAATGATTTTGAACGTCTGAAAGATACTCTGCGTGATGGAAATGGAAAACCTTATAAAAACGGACGTAATTTTGCTTCCGGATCAGTACGAAGTCTTGATCCGAAGAACTGTATCGGACGTTGTGTTCGCTTTCTTCCGTTCAATGTATTAGAAGGAATGGAGGATGTTCCCTTCCCGGACAGCAGAGCCTGCAAATTAGAAGGTTTAACACACTTGGGCTTTGGTTACTGCCCGTTTTTCTCAATTTCAGGAACCGGACTTTCAAGAGAATATGCGGAGAAATTCATTCAGGAATTGGTATCCACAGCAGCTAATTTACATCTTCCTATCGATGGCATTGTCATGATTTTTGACAGTCTCAGCTACTCCAAAAGCTGCGGAAAGACCGGACACCACTATAAGGACGGCCTCGCCTATAAGTTTGAGAATGACACCTATGAGACAGTCCTGCGAGAAATTGAATGGACTCCAACCCGTTTTGGCGAGATTGCTCCGGTCGGCATCTTCGATACCGTGGAGATTGACGGCTGCGATGTTTCCAGAGCTTCCCTTCATAATCTGACCTTTATCAAAAATCTGGAGCTTGTACCCGGATGCCGGATTCTTGTTTCCAAACGAAACATGATCATCCCACATATAGAGGATAATCTGGATCGCGGAAGGTATACCGACATCACGCCTCCGGTCTGCCCCTGCTGTGGTTCCAAAACCAGAACCTACAGCCGTAAGACCAGCGACGGTCGCACCGTAGAAACTCTGCATTGTAATAATCCGCAGTGCGACAGCCAGATTACAAGAAGGTTTGTCCATTTTGCCAGCAAGAAGGCAATGAACATCGAAGGACTGTCAGAAGCCACTTTGGAAAAATTCCTGAATCTGGGCTATCTGCACTCTTTTCAGGACATCTATCATCTGGAGGAACACCGGGAAGAAATTGTGGCACTGGACGGATATGGTGAGAAATCTTTCGACCGCTTATGGGAATCCATCAACGCCAGCCGGAGGACCAGCTTTGTCCGCTATCTGGTTTCCATGGATATTCCTATGATTGGCAGAACCAAAAGCCGGATTCTGGACACCGTATTTTCCGGAAATTTAACTGCATTTGAACAGGCGGCTGTCGGAGATTACGACTTCACTCAGTTGGAGGATTTTGGCAAAATCTTAAATCACAACATCCATTCCTGGTTTGCAGATGAAGCAAATCTTGATTTATGGAAAAACTTACAGAACGAATTCACATTTGAACAAAGAAAGGAAGAGCCCATTATGACAAAAGAAAACAAATTTACAGGATGTACCATCGTAGCAACAGGGAAACTGGAGCATTTTACCAGAGACGGTATCAACGATAAGATTCTGGAGCTTGGTGCCAAACCTGGCAGCTCTGTAACAAAGAAAACCGATTACCTAATCTGCGGGGAAAAAGCCGGCAGCAAACTGGCAAAAGCCCAGAGCCTTGGTATTCCAATTCTTACAGAAGCTGAATTTCTGGAGATGATTCATGCCTTATGA
- a CDS encoding M56 family metallopeptidase, producing MALSFGPFFTCFIVTLFLTVYLHIIMHHTSVFHKRTIQFSLIGILVILIRMSIPFNFPFTYSFQSYQVLPRILDFTTQNIAGCRLRVDTLIFSIWFTVAFILLLRLLVQYIRLHHALSAFFVEKEGAYAYLYEFLQEYLAKPIRIALIPEPISPAITGLLHPILIMPDGQSFSETELKYICLHEIAHYKEHHLWLGFLMEIICRIHWWNPFVQHLKKEFMLFLELSNDFFLIQSNPKFSVTDYAELIVKTAKRIQSARLAEPSRMMHFAVNDTSVLSTRIYFILNNQENTSRFKRVHGYLCHTAIFAVVIFSVFCVPEPNFRELYPVTDGAVELREDNAYIIDHGTKQYTIYYEGRFFADIDHLSEDLKRLPRYKEGEPIHEND from the coding sequence ATGGCGCTTTCATTTGGACCTTTTTTTACTTGCTTTATCGTAACGCTTTTTCTCACGGTGTACCTGCATATCATCATGCACCACACATCCGTTTTCCACAAACGCACGATACAATTTTCGTTAATCGGTATACTTGTTATTTTAATCCGCATGAGTATACCTTTCAATTTTCCTTTTACCTATTCGTTTCAGTCTTATCAGGTCCTGCCAAGGATATTAGACTTTACAACACAAAATATTGCTGGCTGCCGTCTACGGGTGGATACGCTGATATTTTCAATCTGGTTTACGGTCGCTTTTATCCTGCTGTTGCGGCTCCTGGTTCAGTATATACGGCTGCACCATGCGCTCTCTGCATTTTTTGTTGAAAAAGAAGGCGCATATGCATATCTGTACGAGTTTTTACAGGAATACCTTGCCAAACCGATACGGATTGCCCTTATCCCGGAGCCAATCTCTCCGGCCATTACTGGATTATTACATCCGATTTTGATAATGCCCGATGGGCAAAGCTTTTCCGAAACGGAGCTTAAGTACATCTGCCTGCATGAGATTGCGCACTATAAAGAGCATCACCTATGGCTTGGATTTCTGATGGAAATTATCTGCCGCATACACTGGTGGAATCCTTTTGTACAGCATTTAAAAAAAGAATTTATGCTCTTTCTGGAGCTTTCCAACGACTTTTTCCTGATACAATCCAACCCGAAATTCAGTGTCACCGATTACGCTGAACTGATTGTAAAAACCGCAAAAAGAATACAAAGCGCCAGGCTCGCAGAGCCCAGCCGCATGATGCACTTTGCCGTAAATGATACCTCTGTACTAAGTACACGAATCTACTTTATCTTAAATAATCAGGAAAATACTTCCCGTTTTAAGCGTGTACACGGGTATCTGTGCCATACGGCCATATTTGCTGTGGTCATATTCTCTGTTTTCTGCGTCCCTGAACCTAATTTTCGGGAGCTGTATCCGGTGACAGACGGCGCAGTAGAGCTCCGTGAAGATAACGCTTATATCATTGATCACGGAACCAAACAATATACCATTTATTACGAAGGAAGGTTCTTTGCCGACATCGACCACCTCTCTGAAGACTTAAAAAGATTGCCACGCTACAAGGAAGGGGAACCAATTCATGAAAACGACTAA
- a CDS encoding DUF3796 domain-containing protein — protein sequence MKKRINPISYLGWLGIVGVIGINTGDFMLQLFLIYFIFFTYRNMPADELFWLNIRKSATRAFILEIILNSVMIILITILEKYNISSSAIRISIIRGFGIIFLIALLFFIVMLAWYGKQERKSVEDIYDNNKY from the coding sequence ATGAAAAAAAGAATTAATCCGATATCCTATCTTGGATGGTTAGGAATAGTGGGAGTGATAGGTATTAATACAGGAGATTTTATGTTGCAATTGTTCTTGATATATTTCATTTTTTTTACATATAGAAATATGCCAGCTGATGAATTATTTTGGTTGAATATAAGAAAATCAGCAACTAGAGCGTTTATATTGGAGATTATTTTAAATAGTGTGATGATTATTCTAATTACAATATTGGAAAAATATAATATATCTAGTAGTGCGATAAGAATTTCAATTATCAGAGGATTTGGAATAATATTTTTAATAGCGCTTTTGTTTTTTATTGTAATGTTAGCATGGTACGGAAAACAAGAACGAAAGAGTGTTGAAGACATATATGATAATAACAAATATTAA
- a CDS encoding helix-turn-helix domain-containing protein, with translation MITFGRKLKHLRQKNQLTQKELGMAVGFPDSCADVRIAQYESDVRTPKEDLMKLFASTLGVPVELFTVPILSEPREYAAAEYWRYELGAELD, from the coding sequence ATGATTACATTTGGAAGAAAATTAAAACACTTAAGACAAAAAAATCAACTCACCCAGAAAGAACTTGGCATGGCTGTTGGATTTCCCGACAGCTGTGCTGATGTCCGGATTGCTCAGTATGAAAGCGATGTCCGAACACCGAAAGAGGATCTTATGAAACTCTTCGCATCAACGCTCGGTGTTCCGGTTGAACTCTTTACCGTTCCGATACTCTCAGAACCCAGGGAGTATGCGGCGGCAGAGTATTGGAGGTATGAGTTAGGAGCGGAGTTGGATTAA